One part of the Vicia villosa cultivar HV-30 ecotype Madison, WI linkage group LG6, Vvil1.0, whole genome shotgun sequence genome encodes these proteins:
- the LOC131611593 gene encoding cysteine-rich repeat secretory protein 55-like: MYLLYKIIFFSILCTSSAISQDPSGEFCNKNTNISSGGKLSANIDKLLSELALKTPSTFFTTTSYGDNKDKVYGLAQCRGDINTQDCTSCIQDAAKQIRQRCPNQADARIWYDYCFLRYSNKSFTGEVDTSFGIIYYNTGNVTDSEVFNKKLGALMDQVRGEAVVAKNKGLGKGKSVLSPFVTVYGLVECTRDLDEVSCAQCLAIAVSNFQTLCNDRKGCRVLYSSCYVRYELYPFFFPLDSSKTRASSVGKVVVYP; encoded by the coding sequence ATGTATCTATTATACAAAATCATTTTCTTTTCAATTCTATGCACTTCAAGCGCAATATCACAAGACCCTTCAGGTGAATTCTGCAACAAAAACACAAACATTAGCAGTGGAGGAAAACTATCAGCCAATATTGATAAACTATTATCTGAATTAGCCCTTAAAACACCTTCCACTTTCTTTACTACTACATCATATGGTGACAACAAAGACAAAGTGTATGGCTTAGCTCAATGTAGAGGAGACATCAACACACAAGACTGCACCAGTTGTATCCAAGATGCAGCAAAACAAATCCGACAACGTTGTCCGAACCAAGCCGACGCAAGAATTTGGTATGACTATTGTTTTTTAAGGTATAGTAACAAGAGTTTCACTGGTGAAGTTGATACATCTTTTGGTATAATTTATTATAACACTGGAAATGTAACTGATTCTGAggtttttaataaaaaacttgGAGCTTTAATGGATCAAGTTAGAGGAGAAGCTGTTGTGGCTAAAAATAAAGGGCTTGGAAAAGGGAAAAGTGTGTTGTCACCATTTGTGACAGTTTATGGTTTGGTTGAATGTACTAGggacttggatgaggtatcttgTGCTCAGTGTTTGGCTATTGCTGTGAGCAATTTTCAAACTCTTTGTAATGATCGTAAGGGGTGTAGGGTTTTGTATAGTTCTTGTTATGTTAGATATGAATTGTACCCTTTTTTCTTCCCTCTTGATTCGAGTAAAACAAGAGCTTCTAGTGTAGGAAAGGTTGTTGTTTATCCTTAA